One stretch of Chitinophaga pendula DNA includes these proteins:
- a CDS encoding aspartate-semialdehyde dehydrogenase, whose translation MKVAVVGATGLVGSKMLQVLEERNFPITELIPVASEKSVGKEVTFKGKPYKVVNADTAISMKPAIALFSAGGSTSLEMAPKFAAAGITVIDNSSAWRMDPSKKLIVPEVNGDTLTAADKIIANPNCSTIQMVMVLSPLHKQYKVNRVVVSTYQSVTGTGVKAVTQLMNERQGIEGEKAYAYPIDLNVIPQIDVFTDNGYTKEEMKMVKETVKIMGDDNIRVTATTVRIPVIGGHSEAVNIEFENEYEVSAVREILSNTPGVVVVDDPSNLQYPMPKDAHDKDEVFVGRIRRDETQPKTINMWIVSDNLRKGAATNAVQIAEYLHAQKWV comes from the coding sequence ATGAAAGTTGCCGTAGTAGGAGCCACCGGACTGGTAGGCTCAAAAATGTTGCAAGTACTGGAAGAAAGGAATTTTCCTATTACAGAACTCATACCTGTAGCTTCTGAGAAGTCTGTAGGTAAGGAAGTAACATTTAAGGGCAAGCCGTATAAGGTAGTTAATGCGGATACAGCTATTTCAATGAAGCCGGCTATTGCATTATTCTCCGCAGGTGGCAGCACCTCCCTGGAGATGGCCCCCAAATTTGCAGCAGCTGGTATCACCGTGATCGATAATTCCTCTGCCTGGAGAATGGACCCATCCAAAAAACTGATCGTACCCGAAGTAAATGGCGATACACTCACCGCAGCGGATAAGATCATTGCCAACCCTAACTGCTCTACTATTCAGATGGTAATGGTGTTAAGCCCATTACACAAGCAGTATAAAGTGAACCGTGTAGTAGTATCCACTTACCAATCCGTAACAGGTACTGGTGTGAAAGCAGTAACGCAGCTCATGAACGAGCGCCAGGGTATAGAAGGAGAGAAGGCATATGCTTATCCGATCGATCTTAATGTTATCCCCCAGATAGATGTCTTCACAGACAACGGTTATACCAAAGAAGAAATGAAGATGGTAAAGGAAACTGTTAAGATCATGGGAGATGACAATATCCGTGTAACAGCAACGACTGTACGCATACCTGTGATCGGTGGCCATAGCGAAGCAGTAAACATAGAATTTGAGAACGAGTATGAAGTAAGCGCCGTTCGTGAAATATTATCCAATACACCTGGTGTGGTGGTAGTAGATGACCCATCCAACCTGCAATACCCCATGCCAAAAGATGCCCATGACAAAGATGAAGTGTTCGTAGGACGCATACGCCGTGATGAGACACAGCCCAAGACCATCAATATGTGGATCGTATCAGATAATCTGCGTAAAGGCGCAGCTACTAATGCCGTGCAAATCGCGGAATACCTGCATGCGCAAAAATGGGTGTAA
- a CDS encoding lamin tail domain-containing protein — protein MIRTIVCAGSLLLTSLSFAQVQDDFSDGNFTVAPPWKGIDTLWQVKDGRLQSNCHQRNTSFCLAMDAGTQPAANWEWWMRLDFNTSSANYVDVYLRANTPLLTDSNVYGYFVRIGGTADNICLYRRSGGSMRLLIEGPDGWTDHRSNTLRISVGCSPEGVWTLRAANGSDGVFESLGSTQEVLQPAGPWFGWMIRQSTPSFFEKHFFDDCHITPFQPDMEPPVLQQVVASGKQELSLRFSEIPDIRTVAQLSNYMVGAGVGKPQRATAAGDVVRLYFGAAFPDVDSISFQASGIKDMAGNIMLPYTGYFRYYRPSVRDLVINEVLYDPPAGIPEFVELYNRSQRAVDLRQYMIGTRDVAGAPDRMVVLSASPRWLLPGGYMIVCRDPSALCTHYYCMGGTQPRWTVDLPALRNDGAVVLLTDTSGLVVDEFLYDPRFHHIMANATKGVSLERSHADMPTQQLSNWHSAAGTAGYATPGGPNSQVEAHVLQGTMTVSPQTFSPDGDGMDDWAVLYYELPAGGYVGTVSIFDGEGRLVRRLASSITLDTRGRFTWDGRNEAGQMLGTGIYIIFAEIFNPEGKVKRWKLPVVVARKLN, from the coding sequence ATGATACGTACTATTGTTTGTGCAGGCTCGCTACTGTTAACTTCTCTCTCATTTGCACAGGTGCAGGACGATTTTAGCGATGGTAACTTCACGGTCGCTCCTCCCTGGAAGGGTATTGATACATTATGGCAGGTAAAGGATGGCCGGTTACAAAGTAATTGTCATCAAAGGAATACCAGTTTCTGTCTGGCTATGGATGCAGGCACGCAACCCGCTGCTAATTGGGAGTGGTGGATGCGGTTGGATTTTAATACTTCTTCCGCTAATTACGTCGATGTATATCTGCGGGCGAATACTCCTTTGCTGACGGACTCGAACGTATACGGGTATTTTGTACGCATAGGCGGTACGGCTGATAACATATGTCTTTACCGGCGAAGTGGTGGTAGTATGCGCTTGTTGATCGAAGGGCCTGATGGGTGGACGGATCATCGTAGCAATACATTACGGATCAGCGTAGGTTGCAGTCCTGAAGGAGTGTGGACCCTTCGTGCTGCTAATGGCAGTGATGGTGTTTTTGAGTCGCTGGGTAGCACGCAGGAAGTGTTGCAGCCTGCGGGGCCTTGGTTTGGCTGGATGATAAGGCAATCCACTCCTTCCTTTTTTGAGAAGCACTTTTTCGATGATTGCCATATCACACCTTTCCAACCAGACATGGAGCCCCCGGTGTTGCAGCAGGTAGTTGCCTCCGGCAAGCAGGAATTATCGCTCCGGTTCTCAGAAATACCAGATATCAGGACGGTAGCACAACTGTCCAATTATATGGTTGGAGCTGGTGTCGGGAAGCCTCAGCGTGCGACGGCAGCGGGCGATGTGGTCCGGTTGTATTTCGGGGCTGCCTTTCCGGATGTAGATAGTATATCTTTTCAGGCTAGCGGGATAAAGGATATGGCTGGCAATATCATGTTGCCCTATACTGGTTATTTCCGTTACTACCGGCCATCTGTCCGGGACCTCGTAATCAACGAAGTATTATATGATCCGCCGGCGGGGATACCTGAGTTTGTGGAACTATACAATCGCAGTCAGCGGGCGGTAGACCTGCGGCAGTACATGATCGGTACGCGCGATGTAGCTGGAGCGCCGGACCGGATGGTTGTACTGAGTGCGTCGCCCCGGTGGTTACTGCCAGGTGGCTATATGATCGTGTGCAGGGACCCATCGGCTTTGTGTACGCATTATTACTGTATGGGTGGTACCCAGCCCCGGTGGACGGTGGATTTGCCTGCATTGAGGAATGATGGCGCCGTAGTGTTACTGACGGATACCAGTGGCCTGGTGGTAGATGAATTCCTGTATGATCCCCGGTTCCATCATATAATGGCCAACGCGACGAAAGGCGTATCCCTGGAGCGGTCGCACGCGGATATGCCTACTCAGCAGCTTTCCAACTGGCACTCTGCAGCTGGTACTGCAGGGTATGCCACGCCGGGCGGGCCTAATTCACAGGTAGAGGCCCATGTGCTGCAAGGGACTATGACCGTGTCACCGCAGACCTTTTCCCCGGATGGGGATGGGATGGATGACTGGGCCGTTCTGTATTATGAGCTGCCGGCCGGCGGTTATGTTGGTACGGTTAGTATTTTCGATGGGGAAGGGCGGCTGGTCCGCAGACTGGCCAGCAGCATAACGCTAGATACCCGGGGACGTTTCACCTGGGATGGCCGGAATGAGGCCGGACAGATGCTGGGAACGGGTATATATATTATCTTCGCCGAAATATTCAACCCGGAGGGAAAGGTAAAACGTTGGAAATTACCAGTGGTAGTGGCACGAAAGTTGAATTGA
- a CDS encoding DUF5606 family protein, translated as MQYREIVAVTGLGGLFQLIASKQDGAIVRSLEDKSTRFVSSRVHNFTPLESIEVFTTGDNVNLAEVFKAMQEKEAEISPAEVKGDNNAIKTYFKQVFPSFDEDRVYVSDMKKMVKWYAILKHNDLLKFEEILATEEAEEGATVEPVAEVVAETAPAEAEKPAKKATKKKAAAKDADADEAAPAAEKEKPAKKTTAKAKKEEAPVEEGEEAPKKATRTRKKKTEEE; from the coding sequence ATGCAGTACAGAGAAATTGTAGCAGTAACCGGTTTGGGCGGTTTGTTTCAACTGATAGCCAGCAAGCAGGATGGTGCTATTGTTAGATCCCTGGAGGATAAAAGCACCAGGTTTGTATCTTCCCGCGTACACAATTTTACCCCGCTTGAGAGTATTGAAGTATTTACAACTGGTGATAATGTAAACCTGGCAGAGGTATTTAAAGCCATGCAGGAAAAAGAGGCAGAGATATCCCCTGCTGAAGTGAAAGGTGATAATAACGCCATTAAAACATACTTCAAACAGGTATTCCCTTCTTTCGATGAGGACAGGGTATACGTGAGCGATATGAAGAAGATGGTGAAATGGTATGCTATTCTGAAGCATAACGACCTGCTGAAGTTTGAAGAGATCCTGGCTACTGAAGAAGCGGAAGAGGGCGCAACAGTTGAGCCTGTAGCAGAAGTGGTAGCTGAGACGGCACCTGCTGAAGCAGAAAAACCAGCGAAAAAAGCTACTAAAAAGAAAGCGGCTGCTAAAGATGCTGATGCTGATGAAGCAGCACCTGCAGCGGAGAAAGAAAAGCCTGCGAAGAAAACAACTGCAAAGGCTAAGAAAGAAGAAGCACCTGTTGAAGAAGGTGAAGAAGCTCCTAAAAAAGCTACCCGCACCCGTAAGAAGAAAACAGAAGAAGAATAA
- a CDS encoding M3 family oligoendopeptidase: MDKILNADIKPLPRKFLPEDFSVTTWEALQPYYEALLQRPLDSTAALEQWLKDSSEIQAVVTEDVCWRQIRMTCDTNNKSLEEAFTYFMMEIQPKLLPYEDQLNKRLLDNPYLHELDPELYKTFLRNVRKQVKLFREANVPLQAELSVMAQQYGVINGRMTVTVNGQEYTLQQAAKFLEGSDRSLREEVFRKTGERRLQDRAALDGLYTGLVQKRHQVATNAGFANYRDYKFEELGRFDYTKEDCFQFHAAVREHILPIVGQMLQRQQRKLGLDTLRPWDTDAEPAGVKPLMPFHTGEELVTKASACFDQLRPFFGDCLREMKRLGRLDLESRMGKAPGGYNCPLPETGVPFIFMNAAGQMKDLTTMVHEGGHAIHSFLSHPLALSAFKEYPMEMAEVASMSMELLTMDYWDIFFSDPEELRRAKLQQLERSVSIFPWIATIDKFQHWVYEHPEHTAEERTAQWLAILNEFSPDMVDWSGLELYREFGWQRQLHLFEVPFYYIEYGIAQLGAIAMWKQYRENKEQALDNYIKALSLGATRTLPELYKAAGIRFDLSPAYIKELADFVQQEIQPLAE; this comes from the coding sequence ATGGATAAAATACTAAATGCAGATATCAAACCGCTTCCGCGGAAGTTTTTACCTGAAGACTTTTCGGTAACAACGTGGGAGGCATTACAGCCATACTATGAAGCCTTACTGCAAAGGCCGCTGGATAGTACGGCCGCACTGGAACAATGGCTGAAGGACAGTAGTGAGATACAGGCCGTAGTAACGGAGGATGTGTGCTGGAGGCAGATCCGTATGACATGTGATACTAACAATAAGTCATTGGAGGAGGCATTCACCTACTTTATGATGGAGATACAGCCTAAGCTGTTGCCTTATGAAGATCAGCTGAATAAGCGTCTGCTGGACAACCCATACCTCCATGAGCTGGATCCTGAACTGTATAAGACCTTTCTGCGTAATGTACGTAAGCAGGTGAAGCTGTTCCGCGAAGCCAATGTACCGCTGCAAGCTGAGCTGAGTGTGATGGCGCAGCAATATGGTGTAATAAATGGGCGAATGACTGTGACCGTGAACGGACAGGAATACACTTTACAGCAGGCTGCAAAATTCCTGGAAGGCAGTGACCGGTCACTCCGGGAGGAGGTATTCCGTAAGACGGGAGAGCGTCGTTTACAGGATCGTGCTGCATTGGATGGATTATATACCGGGCTGGTACAGAAACGTCACCAGGTAGCTACGAATGCAGGTTTTGCTAATTATCGTGACTATAAGTTCGAGGAGCTGGGGCGTTTTGACTATACCAAGGAGGATTGTTTCCAATTCCATGCAGCGGTGAGAGAACATATCCTGCCTATTGTGGGGCAAATGTTGCAACGGCAACAGCGGAAGCTGGGGTTAGATACTTTACGGCCCTGGGATACTGATGCGGAGCCGGCAGGTGTAAAGCCCTTAATGCCTTTCCATACGGGAGAGGAATTAGTAACGAAGGCCAGCGCGTGCTTTGATCAACTACGTCCTTTCTTTGGGGACTGTCTCCGGGAGATGAAACGACTGGGCCGGTTGGACCTGGAAAGCCGTATGGGTAAAGCGCCCGGAGGTTATAACTGTCCTTTGCCGGAGACGGGAGTGCCTTTTATATTTATGAATGCGGCCGGTCAGATGAAGGACCTGACTACGATGGTACACGAGGGCGGACATGCGATACACTCTTTCCTGAGTCATCCGCTGGCGCTGAGTGCTTTCAAGGAATATCCGATGGAGATGGCGGAAGTGGCAAGTATGAGTATGGAACTGTTGACGATGGACTATTGGGATATCTTCTTCAGTGATCCGGAGGAGCTGCGCCGGGCTAAGCTGCAACAGCTGGAGCGCTCGGTGTCTATCTTCCCGTGGATCGCTACCATTGATAAATTCCAGCACTGGGTATATGAACATCCGGAGCATACTGCCGAGGAGCGTACTGCGCAATGGCTGGCTATATTGAATGAATTCTCTCCGGATATGGTAGATTGGAGTGGACTGGAGTTGTACCGGGAATTTGGCTGGCAGCGGCAGCTGCACTTGTTTGAGGTGCCCTTCTATTACATCGAGTATGGTATTGCCCAACTGGGAGCTATCGCGATGTGGAAACAGTACCGGGAGAATAAGGAGCAGGCGTTGGATAACTATATCAAGGCGCTGAGCCTGGGAGCGACCCGTACCCTGCCTGAGCTCTATAAGGCAGCAGGTATCCGGTTTGATCTTTCACCGGCTTATATTAAAGAGCTGGCAGACTTTGTACAGCAGGAGATACAACCACTCGCTGAATAG
- a CDS encoding Fur family transcriptional regulator, whose translation MGKKNNREQIEEILKASKLSITDTRVRILELFMQSDGALEHGDFDKLTGKAFDRVTIYRTLQTYLDKGIIHKIPTTDTSVRYALCKSECSEHDHHDHHVHFKCEECGNTMCLEETDIPPIHLPKGYAAHNVEVVVSGVCKQCK comes from the coding sequence ATGGGCAAGAAAAATAACAGAGAACAGATCGAAGAAATACTCAAAGCAAGTAAACTGAGTATTACAGATACCAGGGTCAGGATACTGGAGCTATTTATGCAAAGTGATGGCGCCCTGGAACATGGAGACTTTGATAAACTGACCGGTAAAGCTTTTGACCGCGTCACCATTTATCGCACCTTACAGACTTACCTGGACAAAGGCATCATCCATAAGATACCTACTACGGATACCTCCGTAAGATACGCACTTTGCAAATCGGAATGCTCCGAACATGATCACCATGATCACCATGTTCACTTCAAATGCGAAGAATGTGGTAATACCATGTGCCTGGAAGAAACAGACATCCCGCCTATTCATTTACCTAAAGGATATGCGGCACACAATGTAGAAGTAGTGGTAAGTGGTGTCTGCAAACAATGTAAATAA
- a CDS encoding SCO family protein, with the protein MSKKAIFYIGFFSLLSIAFLSYAGYVILGETGSFFGKERLPILGTPGHTIQGFSFTNQDGKSVTNNDVKGKFYVAEYFFTTCTGICPKMNANMQKVYAKYKDQPDFLILSHTVDPDHDSVSVLKAHAEKLGANTKNWWFLTGTKRELYKLARESYMVDDGVYTGDEDFVHTQWFALVDKQGRVRGLYEGTKQQDIDKLILDIDRLINE; encoded by the coding sequence ATGTCTAAAAAGGCTATATTTTACATCGGTTTTTTTTCCCTCCTGAGCATTGCATTTTTAAGTTATGCCGGCTATGTGATATTGGGTGAAACAGGTAGTTTTTTCGGAAAGGAGCGGCTACCGATATTAGGTACGCCAGGTCATACCATACAAGGGTTCTCATTTACCAACCAGGATGGCAAGAGCGTTACCAACAATGATGTGAAAGGCAAATTTTACGTGGCAGAGTATTTCTTTACCACCTGCACCGGCATCTGTCCAAAGATGAATGCCAACATGCAGAAAGTGTATGCCAAATACAAAGATCAGCCGGATTTCCTGATCCTCTCGCATACCGTTGATCCGGATCATGATAGCGTATCCGTGCTGAAAGCACATGCAGAAAAGCTCGGAGCAAACACCAAAAACTGGTGGTTCCTGACCGGTACTAAGAGAGAACTGTATAAACTGGCCAGGGAAAGTTATATGGTAGATGATGGCGTGTATACCGGTGACGAAGACTTTGTGCACACCCAGTGGTTTGCGCTGGTCGACAAACAAGGTCGTGTCCGCGGACTGTATGAAGGTACCAAACAGCAGGACATCGATAAGCTGATCCTAGACATAGACCGCCTGATAAACGAATAA
- a CDS encoding DUF3299 domain-containing protein produces MRKWQYCLCWIGAFLLVSCSDISQFCKHTGIGNSYLLQYQQLLSRHTAQPSPAATAEDRSVSITATDPPRRIRWNQLKDVVFNRVWDEKLDMPMLYPQFSRNIKALNGLYIIISGYVIPLDVKGGVYVLSANPNSSCFFCGGAGPESVMTLKLKKGQPRFETDDYLSFQGTLRLNEKNIYELYYNLDRAEAVGE; encoded by the coding sequence ATGCGTAAATGGCAATACTGCCTGTGCTGGATCGGCGCATTCCTCCTGGTCTCCTGCAGCGATATCTCCCAGTTCTGTAAACATACCGGTATCGGCAACAGCTATCTCCTTCAATACCAGCAACTGCTGTCCCGGCACACCGCCCAACCTTCGCCCGCAGCAACGGCTGAAGACAGGTCCGTCTCTATAACTGCAACAGATCCCCCCCGCCGCATCCGCTGGAACCAGCTGAAAGACGTCGTCTTCAACCGCGTATGGGACGAAAAGCTGGACATGCCCATGCTTTACCCCCAGTTCAGCCGCAATATCAAAGCCCTCAATGGCCTCTATATCATCATATCCGGCTATGTCATCCCCCTGGATGTAAAAGGAGGGGTCTACGTCCTGTCTGCCAATCCCAACAGTTCCTGTTTCTTCTGCGGCGGCGCTGGCCCCGAATCCGTCATGACCCTCAAATTGAAAAAGGGACAACCCAGGTTCGAAACAGATGATTACCTGTCATTCCAGGGCACATTGAGACTAAATGAAAAGAACATATACGAACTTTACTATAATCTCGATCGCGCAGAAGCAGTAGGAGAGTAG
- a CDS encoding ABC transporter permease: protein MIGKIALSNLRYRPLPAISSWLLISCSTGMLALLLLLQQQTGKQLEENAAGVDMVLGAKGSPLQLVLSAVYQADAPTGNISLDSASKWMHHPFVKTAIPLAMGDNYKGFRIVGSNTQYIRHFDGQLQSGRLFAKPMEAVIGSNVAQRTHLHPDDHFAGSHGLAGEGEEHTEHPYQVTGVLQPTGTLLDQLIITSISSVWHIHAAHDHHHAHKEETADVPASDDRQITAVLLQYNTPLAQLQLPRIINSQTAMQAAVPAIEINRLLSLMGIGIDTLRLFAWLLMGLGACSLFLLLFQSIQQRRYELALLRSMGASPVALLQLVLTEASLLAVAGILSGYLLSRLALLALQPVLQHKWHYETSLLWQPASQELILALAAWLICLLAAVIPGMMAFRLNISKTLSHA, encoded by the coding sequence ATGATAGGAAAGATCGCGTTGAGCAACTTACGATACAGACCCCTGCCCGCCATCAGCAGCTGGTTACTCATCAGTTGTAGCACCGGTATGCTGGCATTACTCCTGCTCTTACAACAACAGACCGGCAAACAACTGGAAGAAAACGCGGCTGGCGTCGATATGGTACTGGGCGCAAAAGGTAGCCCGCTACAGCTAGTACTCTCTGCCGTATACCAGGCCGATGCCCCCACCGGTAATATATCACTGGACAGCGCCAGCAAGTGGATGCACCATCCCTTTGTGAAAACAGCGATCCCGCTCGCCATGGGCGACAATTATAAAGGCTTCCGCATAGTAGGATCCAATACACAATATATCCGGCACTTTGATGGTCAGCTCCAGTCAGGCCGGCTCTTTGCAAAGCCTATGGAAGCCGTGATAGGCAGCAATGTCGCACAACGGACCCACCTGCATCCTGACGATCATTTTGCCGGCTCCCATGGGCTGGCAGGCGAAGGGGAGGAACACACCGAACATCCCTACCAGGTTACCGGCGTACTACAGCCAACAGGTACCCTCCTCGATCAACTGATCATCACATCCATCAGCAGCGTATGGCACATACATGCTGCCCACGACCATCACCATGCACACAAAGAAGAAACAGCTGACGTCCCCGCTTCCGACGATCGGCAGATCACCGCTGTGCTGCTGCAATACAATACTCCGCTAGCTCAACTGCAACTACCCAGGATCATCAACAGCCAAACAGCGATGCAAGCCGCTGTACCGGCTATAGAAATCAATCGGCTGCTGTCGCTTATGGGTATCGGCATAGATACCCTTCGCCTCTTTGCCTGGCTGCTGATGGGCCTGGGTGCCTGTAGCCTTTTCCTCCTGTTATTTCAGTCCATACAACAGCGCCGCTATGAACTGGCCTTGTTACGCAGCATGGGGGCCAGCCCCGTAGCCCTGCTACAACTGGTGCTGACGGAAGCATCCCTGCTGGCAGTCGCCGGCATCCTCTCCGGATATCTGCTCAGCCGGCTTGCACTGCTGGCCCTGCAGCCGGTACTGCAACACAAATGGCATTACGAAACCAGTCTGCTATGGCAGCCAGCCAGCCAGGAATTGATACTGGCCCTCGCAGCCTGGCTCATATGTTTGCTGGCAGCTGTCATCCCCGGCATGATGGCCTTCCGGCTGAATATCTCTAAAACACTATCTCATGCGTAA
- a CDS encoding ABC transporter ATP-binding protein: MLQTTALSYAHTHDGHTLRFPPFTCAAGEVLLITGPSGVGKTTLLHLLAGLLLPDTGKIHIAQTVINHLSARHLDQFRAQHTSIIHQQPHFIAALSVADNLQLPATFTRQTTTVRHLQELCHRLGIHHLLERYPAELSQGERQRAAIARAVLHSPAVILADEPTASLDDNNCEHVARLLRQQAIQRQTAMIIVTHDNRLKQLFSHQLALS, encoded by the coding sequence ATGCTTCAGACAACCGCCCTTTCATATGCACATACACACGATGGCCATACTTTAAGATTTCCACCATTCACATGTGCAGCAGGAGAGGTGCTGCTTATCACAGGTCCTTCCGGGGTAGGTAAGACCACCTTGCTGCATCTGCTGGCAGGTCTGCTGCTACCCGATACCGGCAAAATACATATCGCACAAACGGTGATCAATCACTTGTCTGCTCGACACCTCGACCAGTTCAGAGCACAACATACCAGCATTATCCACCAGCAACCTCACTTCATCGCCGCACTTTCCGTAGCCGACAACCTGCAATTGCCGGCCACCTTCACCCGGCAGACAACCACCGTCCGGCATCTGCAGGAACTTTGCCACCGCCTGGGCATCCACCACCTGCTGGAAAGATACCCTGCCGAACTTAGCCAGGGAGAACGCCAGAGAGCAGCTATCGCAAGAGCCGTACTCCATAGCCCGGCCGTCATACTTGCCGACGAACCCACCGCCAGTCTCGATGATAATAACTGCGAACACGTAGCCCGTCTCCTCCGCCAACAGGCCATACAACGGCAGACCGCCATGATCATCGTCACACACGACAACCGGCTCAAACAATTATTCTCTCATCAACTGGCACTATCATGA
- a CDS encoding MerC domain-containing protein, which yields MFGNVLRKFSLDALGIGASFVCAVHCALLPLLMTFLPLLGLELFENESIEWCLLAGSFLLGFVSMYRGYYRHHQRLLPGGMFLSGFICLLAGHLLHGHLWGLLVILTGAVLIIAAHMKNLRECRRCSH from the coding sequence ATGTTTGGAAATGTTTTAAGAAAGTTTAGTCTGGATGCATTGGGTATAGGGGCGTCGTTTGTATGTGCGGTACACTGTGCGTTATTGCCGTTATTGATGACTTTTTTGCCCTTATTAGGACTGGAATTATTTGAGAATGAGTCGATCGAGTGGTGTTTGCTGGCGGGGTCTTTCCTGTTAGGTTTTGTATCGATGTACAGGGGATATTACCGGCATCATCAGCGGTTGTTGCCGGGGGGGATGTTCTTATCGGGTTTTATCTGTTTGCTGGCGGGGCATTTACTGCATGGACATTTATGGGGGTTGTTAGTGATTCTTACCGGGGCGGTGTTGATCATTGCGGCTCATATGAAGAACCTGCGGGAGTGCAGGCGTTGCAGTCATTGA
- a CDS encoding GTP-binding protein has product MKKLPVTVLSGFLGAGKTTLLHHVLHNRADMRVAVIVNDMSEVNIDAQLVKQQHELHHTEERLVEMSNGCICCTLREDLLREVAVLAEQDRFDYLLIESTGISEPLPVAQTFCYQDDAAGIDLSRMSRLDTLVTVVDAFNFIRDFNSNELLEERGLTDDEADQRTLVNLLTEQVEFANVIILNKCDLVSEGKVQLLKAVLRKLNADARILTSVNGVVPLEEILNTGLFDFERTSQSAGWIAELEKEHVPETEEYGISSFVYRHRAPFHPERFWRYLNEGWPANVIRSKGLFWLASRPDVAVSWSQAGGSLRADRAGAWWCAIPRERWQMEDADRDRLSLRWDPQFADRYNELVIIGQRLDVLDMTRNLDACICTAEEVNHWKSGQYFQDPFPEM; this is encoded by the coding sequence ATGAAGAAACTTCCGGTAACCGTATTAAGCGGTTTTTTAGGCGCAGGTAAGACGACGCTGCTCCACCATGTATTGCATAACCGGGCTGATATGCGGGTAGCTGTTATTGTCAATGACATGAGTGAGGTGAACATTGATGCGCAGCTGGTAAAGCAGCAGCATGAGCTGCATCATACGGAGGAGCGCCTGGTGGAGATGAGTAACGGTTGTATCTGTTGTACGTTGCGGGAGGATCTGTTGCGAGAGGTAGCGGTGTTGGCGGAACAGGACAGGTTTGACTACCTGCTGATCGAGTCGACGGGGATATCGGAGCCATTGCCGGTGGCGCAGACTTTTTGTTACCAGGACGATGCGGCGGGGATTGATCTGAGCCGGATGAGCCGGCTGGATACGTTGGTGACGGTAGTGGATGCTTTCAATTTCATCCGTGATTTCAATAGCAATGAGTTGTTGGAAGAGCGGGGGCTTACGGACGATGAGGCAGATCAGCGTACGTTGGTGAACCTATTGACGGAGCAGGTGGAGTTTGCGAATGTGATCATACTTAATAAGTGCGACCTGGTGAGCGAGGGGAAGGTGCAGCTGTTGAAGGCGGTATTGCGTAAGCTGAATGCGGATGCGCGGATACTGACATCGGTGAATGGGGTGGTGCCTTTGGAGGAGATATTGAACACGGGTCTTTTTGATTTTGAGCGTACTTCTCAAAGTGCGGGGTGGATAGCGGAGTTGGAGAAGGAGCATGTGCCGGAGACGGAGGAGTATGGCATTTCTTCTTTTGTGTACCGGCACAGGGCGCCTTTTCATCCGGAGCGGTTCTGGCGTTATCTCAATGAGGGATGGCCGGCCAATGTGATCCGGAGTAAGGGATTGTTCTGGCTGGCATCGCGTCCTGATGTGGCGGTGAGCTGGAGCCAGGCGGGAGGTTCGTTGCGTGCGGATCGGGCCGGCGCTTGGTGGTGTGCGATACCCCGTGAGCGCTGGCAGATGGAAGATGCTGACCGGGACCGGCTGTCGTTGCGTTGGGACCCACAGTTTGCCGACCGTTATAATGAGCTGGTTATTATAGGGCAGCGATTGGACGTGCTGGATATGACCCGGAATCTGGATGCCTGTATCTGCACGGCGGAAGAGGTAAACCATTGGAAATCAGGTCAATACTTCCAGGACCCCTTCCCGGAAATGTAA